TCTAAAACAGGAGAAATTAAAACTTTTAACACAGTATACTCCCTTTTAAAACTTTATTTAAATGGTAAACTGAGAGTTATTCCCACCAGTTCCTCTTTAACCTTGAACATGATTCCAGTAGATTACGTTACAGAAGCCATAAGCAGTTTAACCTTTAATGTTCAAGCACGGAATAAAACATTCCACCTGACTGCACCTCAACATTCGTTGCCCACCATCAAAAAACTTCTAGAAGCGGTGAAAAGATGGGCACTGGAAGAACTGGACATCAAACTCCCCCAACCAATCTTCATTCCTGTAGCACCATTGATCCAAAGGATATCCACCAAATCATCCCAGACCCGTAAACCAGGCATTTTAAATATTTTGTTCACTTTGGCCCCTTATCTGGATGAAAAACGCCAGTTCAGCCGGGAAAATGTTGAAAATCTTTTCAGACCATGTAATCTTAAATGGGAAGAATATCTACCACCATTACTTAAATATACAGTTTATCATGGTTTTTTCCATCGGTCCGAACGTACTGTACATGAACAAGTTTTATTCCGTCTTAAAGGCCGTAGTTATCCTGTGAAATATTATGACATAGTTGACAGTCACATCCAGGAAAAATCAGTAACCCAACTAGGTAATGATATTCTCAATGCCCATCAATCACTTAAAGAGTTAGGTATAAAACCAGGGGATCGGGTGGCTCTGGTGGGTTTAAACAGCACCCGTTACCTGACACTTGAAGTAGCCATAGGTCTTATTGGAGCAGTTAGCGTGCCATTATATTACACCAGCCCCCCTATGGAGATAAAAAATATTTTAAAGGCCAGTAAAGCCAAAATATTATTTATTGGAACCCCTCACCTTATGAAACGTTTGGATGAACTGGAAGTTTCAGAAGGAATGGATGAAGACTTACCTTTGATCTCATTCTGCAGGGAATCCCAACATATACCTGATGAAGTTTTATCCTGGGAAAGTTTCCTGCAAAAGGGGACAAAAAATTCGAAAACAAACATCAAAACAATCCAGTCCCCTGTTGATTTCGGTAGTTTGGCTACCATCCGTTACACCTCAGGCACCACCGGAAACCCCAAAGGAGTAACCTTCAACCACGAACATTTACGCTGGATGGCAGAAAGTATGGCATCTTTACCTCCTTGGAAGGACAAGAACAGCGAAGTGAGATATTTGTCATTTTTACCCATGAATCATGTGGTGGAGGGTATTCTTGGAACTTATTCACCATATTATGCTCCTGCACCTTTGAAAATCTACTTTTTAGAAGATTTCAAATATTTAAGCTCTGCATTACCCCAAGTAAGGCCTGCTGTCTTCTTTTCTGTTCCCAGATTCTATGAAAAACTATGGTCCCTGCTGAAAGAAACATTTCTGGGAAAGTACTACATCCACTCCCCTAAAGGAATCGTTAAAAAGGGTTTAAAACCTTTGTTACGCAAGTTTTTCCTTCGAAAATCTGGTCTTAACCGTTGCGCCCAGCTTATTGTGGGTTCAGCCACTTCCAGTCAGCAGTTAATCCATGATTACCATGATCTGGGAATAGAAATCCACAATGCTTACGGATTAACTGAAGCACCCCTAGTAACCCTTAACCGCAGGGGAAACAACATTATAGGAACAGTGGGCGAACCATTACCACAAACACATATCCAAATTGAAGAAGACAGTGAAGTTCTTGTTAGGGGCCCTCAAGTAACTCCTGGATATTTTGAATCTGATCTAAAACCACCCTTAAAAGGTAACTGGTTAAAAACCGGTGATCTGGGATTTTTAACTCAAGAAGGTAACTTGGTGATTACCGGGAGAAAGAAAGAATTAATAATCAATTCTTATGGAAAAAGCATAGACCCCCTCAATATTGAAGCATTGTTACGTGATGCTCCTGGAGTTTGTGAAGTGATGTTGGTGGGTGAAGGAAAACCTTATCTGAGTAGCCTTTTCTGGGTGGATGAAAATCACCACCCCCATGAGATATACAAATTCATCCAAGACATCAATCACCGTCTTTCCCATCCAGAACAGATTAAAAGGTGGGTTCTTCTTCCCAATGACATTTCTATTGATGGAGGAGAACTCACTGCCAATATGAAGCTGAAAAGAGACACTATAAACCAGCGTTATCAAGATGTGATAGATTCCCTTTACCAGCAAAAACCCCATCCACTTATTCTACATCAGGATCAACTGGAGGAATGATGATGGGCTTTAA
This is a stretch of genomic DNA from Methanobacterium petrolearium. It encodes these proteins:
- a CDS encoding AMP-binding protein codes for the protein MKNKVLITGANGFLGTQIIRQLIFNPQIEIIAMVRAKNQENAIKRLKRAWWDWPELTEALQTRIKVLPGDITHKNLNLSDNDYQFMVSSLTHIIHTVADLRLHAPMEELRQTNLQGTSNLINLAQQAVQKGIFERFSHVSTAYVAGKRQGTILEDELNHWHDKTDLNAYNSDTPNYDRPTFWSNYEESKYEAEKAVRESDLPYSIFRPGMVVGNSKTGEIKTFNTVYSLLKLYLNGKLRVIPTSSSLTLNMIPVDYVTEAISSLTFNVQARNKTFHLTAPQHSLPTIKKLLEAVKRWALEELDIKLPQPIFIPVAPLIQRISTKSSQTRKPGILNILFTLAPYLDEKRQFSRENVENLFRPCNLKWEEYLPPLLKYTVYHGFFHRSERTVHEQVLFRLKGRSYPVKYYDIVDSHIQEKSVTQLGNDILNAHQSLKELGIKPGDRVALVGLNSTRYLTLEVAIGLIGAVSVPLYYTSPPMEIKNILKASKAKILFIGTPHLMKRLDELEVSEGMDEDLPLISFCRESQHIPDEVLSWESFLQKGTKNSKTNIKTIQSPVDFGSLATIRYTSGTTGNPKGVTFNHEHLRWMAESMASLPPWKDKNSEVRYLSFLPMNHVVEGILGTYSPYYAPAPLKIYFLEDFKYLSSALPQVRPAVFFSVPRFYEKLWSLLKETFLGKYYIHSPKGIVKKGLKPLLRKFFLRKSGLNRCAQLIVGSATSSQQLIHDYHDLGIEIHNAYGLTEAPLVTLNRRGNNIIGTVGEPLPQTHIQIEEDSEVLVRGPQVTPGYFESDLKPPLKGNWLKTGDLGFLTQEGNLVITGRKKELIINSYGKSIDPLNIEALLRDAPGVCEVMLVGEGKPYLSSLFWVDENHHPHEIYKFIQDINHRLSHPEQIKRWVLLPNDISIDGGELTANMKLKRDTINQRYQDVIDSLYQQKPHPLILHQDQLEE